From a single Okeanomitos corallinicola TIOX110 genomic region:
- a CDS encoding glutamyl-tRNA reductase, producing MNIAVVGLSHKTAPVEVREKLSIPEPQTEGAIAHLLGYPHIDEVAILSTCNRLEIYIVSNDITQGIQEITQFLAEHSKLPITVLRQHLFMLMHTDSIMHIMRVAAGLDSLVLGEGQILAQVKNTHKLGQQFNGIKTILNRLFKQALTAGKRVRTETSIGTGAVSISSAAVELAQIKVENLAPYRVAIIGAGKMSRLLVQHLISKGATQISIVNRSLPRAEELAKQFSDVPIQIHLVPDMMSVVSHSDLVFTSTSSTEPILDRAKLEMALDPQHSLMLFDISVPRNVDADVNDLANVQAFNVDDLKAVVAQNYESRRKMAQEAEKILDEEVDAFDIWWRSLETVSTISSLRNKVESIREQELQKALSRLGSEFGEKHQEVIEALTRGIVNKILHDPMVQLRAQQDVEARRNCMQTLQMLFNLEAEEQFS from the coding sequence ATGAATATTGCAGTGGTGGGGTTAAGCCATAAAACAGCCCCTGTAGAAGTAAGAGAAAAATTAAGTATCCCTGAACCTCAAACCGAAGGTGCGATCGCTCATCTCCTTGGCTATCCTCACATTGATGAGGTTGCTATCCTCAGCACCTGTAACCGGTTAGAAATCTATATTGTTAGTAATGACATAACTCAAGGTATTCAAGAAATTACCCAATTCCTGGCAGAACATAGCAAGTTGCCTATCACGGTTTTACGTCAACACTTATTTATGTTGATGCACACTGACTCAATTATGCACATTATGCGGGTTGCTGCTGGTCTGGATAGTCTGGTTCTGGGTGAAGGTCAAATTTTGGCTCAGGTGAAAAATACTCACAAACTGGGACAACAATTTAATGGTATAAAAACAATTTTAAATCGCTTATTTAAACAGGCATTAACCGCAGGTAAAAGAGTAAGAACAGAAACAAGTATAGGTACTGGTGCTGTTTCTATTAGTTCCGCTGCTGTGGAATTAGCACAGATCAAAGTAGAAAATTTAGCTCCCTATCGTGTGGCTATTATCGGTGCAGGGAAAATGTCCCGGTTACTTGTACAACACCTGATTTCTAAAGGTGCAACTCAAATTAGCATTGTTAACCGTTCCCTTCCCCGTGCAGAAGAATTAGCTAAACAGTTCTCTGATGTACCTATTCAGATCCATCTTGTACCAGATATGATGTCTGTGGTCTCTCATAGTGATTTAGTATTTACTAGCACTTCTTCTACTGAACCAATTTTAGACCGAGCGAAGTTAGAAATGGCTTTAGATCCCCAGCATTCGTTAATGTTATTTGATATTTCTGTACCCAGAAATGTAGATGCAGATGTCAATGATTTAGCAAATGTCCAAGCCTTTAATGTAGATGATTTAAAGGCTGTTGTGGCCCAAAATTACGAAAGTCGCCGCAAAATGGCTCAAGAAGCTGAAAAAATCCTCGATGAAGAGGTAGATGCTTTTGATATCTGGTGGCGCAGTTTGGAGACTGTTTCTACTATTAGTTCTTTAAGAAATAAGGTGGAAAGTATCCGCGAACAAGAACTACAAAAAGCTCTATCCCGTTTAGGTTCAGAGTTCGGAGAAAAACACCAAGAAGTAATTGAGGCTCTCACTAGGGGAATTGTCAATAAAATTTTACATGATCCAATGGTACAATTACGGGCGCAACAGGATGTAGAAGCTAGACGTAATTGTATGCAAACTCTGCAAATGTTATTTAATTTAGAAGCAGAAGAACAGTTTAGTTAA
- the glpX gene encoding class II fructose-bisphosphatase — protein MENTLGLEIIEVVEQAAIASAKWMGKGEKNIADQVAVEAMRERMNKIHMRGRIVIGEGERDDAPMLYIGEEVGICANPEGKLQCSPDELIEIDIAVDPCEGTNLVAYGQPGSMAVLAISEKGGLFAAPDFYMKKLAAPPAAKGKVDINKSATENLKILSECLDRSIEELVIVVMKRERHNDLIKEIREAGARVQLISDGDVGAAVSCGFAGTNIHALMGIGAAPEGVISAAAMRAFGGHFQGQLIYDPAIVKTGLIGESKEANIDRLKSMNITDPDKVYDAHELASGETVLFAACGITSGNLMQGVRFFHGGARTQSLVISTQSKTARFVDTIHMNEQPKVVQLH, from the coding sequence GTGGAAAATACACTTGGTTTAGAAATTATTGAGGTAGTAGAGCAAGCAGCGATCGCCTCTGCAAAATGGATGGGTAAAGGCGAAAAAAACATTGCTGACCAAGTAGCAGTGGAAGCTATGCGCGAACGGATGAACAAAATCCATATGCGCGGTCGCATCGTCATTGGTGAGGGTGAACGGGATGACGCTCCCATGCTCTACATCGGTGAAGAAGTAGGCATCTGTGCTAATCCTGAAGGAAAACTACAATGTAGTCCCGATGAATTAATCGAAATTGACATCGCTGTTGACCCCTGCGAAGGTACAAACCTGGTAGCTTACGGACAACCCGGTTCAATGGCTGTTTTGGCAATTTCTGAAAAAGGTGGTCTATTTGCTGCTCCTGACTTCTACATGAAGAAGTTAGCAGCACCTCCAGCAGCTAAAGGTAAGGTTGATATCAACAAATCAGCTACAGAAAACCTCAAGATTCTGTCTGAGTGTTTAGATCGCTCTATTGAAGAGCTTGTAATTGTTGTCATGAAACGGGAACGCCACAACGATTTAATCAAAGAAATTCGTGAAGCTGGTGCAAGAGTACAATTGATTTCTGATGGTGACGTAGGTGCGGCTGTATCTTGTGGTTTTGCTGGTACTAACATTCATGCACTCATGGGTATTGGTGCTGCACCTGAAGGTGTAATTTCCGCAGCAGCTATGCGAGCTTTTGGTGGTCACTTCCAAGGTCAGTTAATTTACGATCCAGCAATCGTGAAAACAGGTTTGATCGGTGAGAGCAAAGAAGCCAATATTGACCGTCTGAAATCCATGAATATCACTGATCCTGATAAGGTTTATGATGCTCATGAATTGGCATCTGGTGAAACTGTTCTCTTTGCAGCTTGTGGTATTACCAGTGGTAATTTGATGCAAGGTGTACGCTTCTTCCATGGTGGTGCTAGAACTCAAAGCTTGGTTATTTCTACTCAGTCTAAGACTGCTCGCTTTGTAGATACCATTCACATGAATGAACAACCCAAAGTTGTGCAATTGCACTAA
- the grxC gene encoding glutaredoxin 3: MFNFLNPLLGRHPERIKANVEIYTWQTCPYCIRAKMLLWWKGVKFNEYKIDGDEAARATMAERANGRRSVPQIFINNQHIGGCDDLYALDTKAQLDSLLVQE; encoded by the coding sequence ATGTTTAACTTCCTTAACCCCCTTTTAGGTCGTCATCCAGAACGTATCAAGGCTAATGTGGAGATATACACTTGGCAAACTTGTCCCTATTGCATCCGCGCCAAGATGCTTTTATGGTGGAAGGGTGTAAAATTCAACGAGTATAAAATTGACGGTGACGAAGCTGCCAGGGCAACTATGGCAGAACGCGCTAATGGTCGTCGTAGTGTGCCTCAAATTTTTATCAACAATCAACACATTGGCGGTTGTGATGACTTGTATGCTTTGGATACAAAAGCTCAACTAGATTCGTTGTTAGTTCAGGAGTAA
- a CDS encoding metal ABC transporter permease, whose translation MLYQLIEPLQYGFMQRSLIIAILVGLLCAVVGSYLMVQRLALLGDAISHSVLPGLAIAFMIGANIFVGAFIAGILSTIAIAFIQTRSPIKEDAAMGIVFSAFFALGITLITIVQKSNKIDLNHFLFGNILGVTVDEVRDTAIIAAIVLIIVFLLYKELLFYTFDPLGAKAAGLPVNSLNFGLMLLISLTIVASMKAVGVILVLSLLITPGATAYLLVKRLYQVMILGAIIGVFSSISGMYLSYFYNLPSGPAIVLVVSGLFILALLFSPRHGIFTSSQRKQAISDQ comes from the coding sequence ATGCTTTATCAACTCATTGAACCATTACAATATGGGTTCATGCAGCGTTCATTAATAATTGCCATATTAGTAGGTTTATTGTGTGCCGTAGTTGGCAGTTATTTAATGGTACAACGCCTAGCATTACTGGGTGATGCCATTAGCCATTCTGTATTACCAGGACTAGCGATCGCCTTCATGATCGGTGCTAATATTTTTGTCGGGGCATTTATTGCTGGTATTTTGAGTACCATAGCCATAGCATTTATTCAAACCCGTTCTCCCATTAAAGAAGATGCGGCCATGGGAATTGTCTTTTCAGCCTTTTTTGCCTTGGGAATTACCCTCATTACCATTGTGCAAAAAAGTAATAAAATAGACCTCAATCATTTTTTATTTGGTAACATTCTCGGTGTAACTGTTGACGAAGTGAGAGACACAGCTATCATTGCCGCCATAGTTTTAATAATTGTGTTTTTACTATATAAAGAACTGTTATTTTACACCTTTGATCCATTAGGTGCAAAAGCCGCAGGTTTACCAGTAAATAGCTTAAATTTTGGGTTAATGTTATTAATTTCCTTAACCATTGTCGCCAGCATGAAAGCAGTGGGAGTGATTTTAGTATTATCACTTTTAATTACCCCTGGAGCAACTGCTTATTTACTGGTAAAACGGTTATATCAAGTAATGATTTTAGGGGCAATAATTGGGGTATTTTCTAGTATTAGCGGAATGTATCTCAGTTACTTTTACAATTTACCTTCTGGCCCGGCAATTGTATTAGTAGTGTCGGGTTTATTTATTTTAGCGTTGCTGTTTAGTCCTAGACATGGGATTTTTACCTCTAGTCAGAGAAAGCAAGCGATAAGTGATCAGTAG
- a CDS encoding metal ABC transporter ATP-binding protein, translated as MENISFYQKFNPLRRQTQTRPVPAIKSINMNFPESINISHLGVHYRTQEALRDVNCIVKPGKLTGIFGPNGAGKSTLMKAILGLVPMSHGNVLYKNKPLMQQLDKVAYVPQRNQIDWNYPATVWDVVMMGRIKKTGWLRSFSTVSRQIAKEALERVGMREYSDRTIGELSGGQQQRVFLARALTQQADIFCFDEPFVGIDQKTQSVVFEVFQELAAAQKIVLVVNHDLGESITHFDDLILLNRDLIATGSRQQVLTEKNLNLAYGGKVMYFAA; from the coding sequence ATGGAAAATATTTCTTTTTACCAAAAATTTAATCCATTACGGAGACAAACACAGACAAGACCAGTACCAGCAATAAAATCTATTAATATGAATTTCCCAGAGTCTATAAATATTTCTCATCTCGGAGTACATTACCGGACACAGGAAGCACTAAGGGATGTGAACTGCATCGTTAAACCAGGAAAACTGACAGGAATATTTGGACCGAATGGGGCGGGTAAAAGTACCTTAATGAAAGCAATTTTGGGATTAGTTCCCATGAGTCATGGCAATGTTTTATACAAAAACAAACCATTAATGCAGCAATTAGACAAAGTTGCTTATGTACCACAAAGAAACCAAATTGACTGGAACTACCCAGCTACGGTGTGGGATGTAGTGATGATGGGAAGAATCAAAAAAACAGGTTGGTTGCGGAGTTTTTCTACAGTTAGCCGCCAAATAGCCAAAGAGGCCTTAGAACGGGTAGGAATGAGAGAATATAGCGATCGCACCATCGGAGAATTATCAGGAGGCCAACAACAGAGAGTATTTTTAGCCCGTGCATTAACCCAACAAGCAGATATTTTTTGTTTTGACGAACCCTTTGTGGGGATAGATCAAAAAACCCAAAGCGTAGTTTTCGAAGTTTTCCAAGAACTAGCAGCAGCACAAAAAATTGTCTTAGTAGTGAACCATGATTTAGGGGAATCAATCACCCATTTTGATGATTTAATTTTACTCAATCGTGACTTAATAGCAACAGGTTCTCGTCAACAAGTCCTAACAGAAAAAAATCTCAATCTGGCTTATGGGGGAAAAGTAATGTATTTTGCAGCTTAG